One part of the Malus sylvestris chromosome 2, drMalSylv7.2, whole genome shotgun sequence genome encodes these proteins:
- the LOC126613899 gene encoding GABA transporter 1-like, which yields MGTVAPNLMEVSAGRDNENGTARSPPAKVLDAGALFVLKSQGSWLHCGYHLTTSIVAPVILTLPFALALLGWVGGLICLALAALVTFYSYNLLSLVLEHQEKLGHRQLRFRDMARDILGPGWGKYFVGPLQFWICYGAVIACTLLGGQSLKFIYLLSYPDGTMKLHQFIIIFGTVPLVLAQMPSFHSLRHINLVSLILCLAFSTCATAGSIYIGHSDNAPRREYTVKGSAKDRSFGIFNAISIIATTYASGIIPEIQATLAPPVKGKMFKGLYVCYSVIVTTYFSVAISGYWAFGNQAMGTVLSNFMGDGKPLLPTWFLLMTNVFTLLQVSAVTVVYLQPTNEVFEKKFADPKKDQFSVRNVVPRLILRSLSVIVATTFAAMLPFFGDIMALFGAFGCIPLDFILPMIFYNVTFKPSKQSLIFWVNTSIAGVSFLLVGVGAVASVRQIVLDAKTYRLFANM from the exons atgggaaCGGTGGCTCCAAACTTGATGGAAGTATCCGCCGGACGTGATAACGAAAACGGTACTGCCAGAAGCCCTCCGGCAAAGGTGCTTGATGCTGGAGCTCTCTTCGTCCTCAAATCTCAAG GATCATGGTTGCACTGTGGGTACCACTTGACGACGTCGATAGTAGCTCCAGTGATTCTAACTCTTCCCTTTGCGCTGGCCTTGCTAGGCTGGGTTGGGGGACTCATATGCCTCGCATTGGCTGCTTTGGTCACTTTCTATTCCTACAATCTTCTATCCTTGGTTCTGGAGCACCAAGAAAAGCTTGGTCATCGCCAGCTTCGCTTTCGAGACATGGCCCGAGACATTTTAG GTCCTGGATGGGGCAAATATTTTGTTGGTCCTTTGCAGTTTTGGATTTGCTACGGTGCAGTTATTGCTTGCACTTTACTTGGAGGGCAGAGTCTTAAG TTCATTTACTTGCTCTCCTACCCAGATGGCACAATGAAGCTACAccaatttataattattttcgGAACCGTTCCACTGGTTTTAGCTCAAATGCCATCCTTCCACTCCTTAAGGCATATTAATCTTGTCTCTCTTATCCTTTGCCTGGCATTCAGCACTTGTGCCACTGCTGGTTCCATATACATTG gaCATTCCGATAATGCTCCTAGAAGGGAGTATACTGTGAAAGGAAGCGCAAAAGACCGCAGTTTTGGTATCTTTAATGCCATTTCAATCATAGCTACTACATATGCAAGTGGAATAATTCCTGAAATACAG GCAACTTTAGCACCTCCAGTAAAAGGAAAGATGTTTAAAGGTCTATATGTTTGCTATAGTGTTATAGTGACAACATATTTCAGTGTGGCAATATCTGGGTACTGGGCTTTTGGAAATCAAGCCATGGGAACAGTTCTTTCAAATTTCATGGGTGATGGCAAGCCTTTATTGCCTACCTGGTTCTTGCTAATGACCAATGTCTTCACCCTTTTGCAAGTCTCAGCTGTCACCGTG GTTTACTTGCAACCAACAAATGAAGTGTTTGAGAAGAAATTTGCAGACCCAAAAAAGGATCAATTCTCAGTCCGTAATGTTGTGCCGAGATTGATTCTCCGGTCACTGTCCGTCATAGTAGCAACAACATTTGCTGCAATGCTACCTTTCTTTGGAGATATCATGGCATTGTTTGGGGCATTTGGATGCATTCCTCTAGATTTCATTTTGCCAATGATTTTCTACAATGTAACTTTCAAGCCTTCCAAACAAAGCCTTATATTTTGGGTTAACACATCGATAGCAGGAGTGTCCTTCTTGTTagtcggggtaggggctgtagCATCAGTTAGGCAAATTGTTCTTGATGCCAAAACGTATCGGTTATTTGCTAACATGTAA